In the Enterococcus rotai genome, TCATTCAGCTTTTAGAATCGGAGGTAATGCAATGGCACACAAAGAAATGCGGACGATGATGCAAGGTGCAGCTATTTTAACGGTCGCATCGTTTATTGCCAAAGTGTTAAGTGCAGTTTATCGTGTGCCTTTTCAAAATCTAGTTGGTGATGAAGGTTTTTATGTCTACCAACAAGTGTATCCAATCTATGGTATTGCGATGACCTTAGCATTGTCAGGAATGCCGCAGTTTATTTCAAAAGTAGTAGCGGAGCAAGCAGATATTAGTGGGCAGAAAAAGGTTTTACAACAGCTGTTTCCCTTTGTTTTTGTGATTGCTGGTTTGTGTTGGGCGTTTTTCTTTTTAGGCAGTCATGAAATTGCCTTTATGATGGGAGACTATCGCTTAGCTTCTTTGATCCAAGTCGTTTCTTTTACATTCTTGTTGGTTCCTGTATTATCTTTTTATAGAGGGAATTTTCAAGGTCATTTATTGATGATCCCAAGCGCGGTTTCTCAAGTAATGGAACAAATTGTTCGAGTAGGTGTGATCTTGATTGCGGCTTACTCTTTTAGTCAGTTTGGTTGGTCGGTGTATCAGACAGGAACGATCGCAATGGGTGGTGCGTTGTTAGGTGGGATTGTTGCTGCAGGGATTCTTTGGTATTATGATCGGAAAATCCGTGTAGGAAGTTCTGCGTATTTGACGCAATGGAAAGTTGAAAAAGGTTCCGGAAAACTATTTGGTCGTTTAGTCATAGAAGGTGGAATGGTATCGCTATACAGTGCTTTTTTGATTCTCTTTCAACTAATTGATTCATTTTTGATTAAAAATTCCTTAGTCGCAGCAGGAATCAGTGATTCAGCGGCGAAAATAGATAAAGGTGTTTATGATCGAGGTCAGCCTTTAGTTCAATTAGGCTTGGTTGTTGCGCTAGCCTTAAGTTCAAGTTTTTTACCAGCGTTAACGAAGTATTTTATGAGTCGAGAAGAAGGTCGGTTTTTACAAGCAGCCAAAATATTTTTACGGTTAACCACAACGATTGCAGCTGCTGCATCGATCGGGTTAGCATTATTACTTCCTTATATGAACTTTGCTTTGTTCAAAGATTATCAGGGAAACGGTGTTTTAGGTGTATATGTCTGTTCGATTGCTTTTATGGCAATTATCCAAGCCTATCAAAGTATCTTACAAAGTCAGAATCGCTTTGTCGTATCAATGGTATCAGCAGGAATCGGCTTGTTGACGAAGCTCTTTTTGACGAGCCCCTTGACGTTTGCTTGGGGAACAATTGGAGCGAGCGTTTCAACCATTGCTGGGTTAGTCGCAACGCTATTTTTCCTGATCCTTTTTTCAAAAAAAGCAATCAATCAATTTGCTGTTGAAAATCATTTCTTTAGAAAGCTGATTATCAGTTTAGGATCGATGGGATTTGTGTTACTCTGTTATCAAGGCGTGATTGCTCTATTTCTAGGAGTAGTTAGTCATCGTGGACAGGCGTTGTTGATCACCATCATCGGAGTTTTACTCGGTGGCGGAACATTTATTTATATCATCATCAAAATTAAACTATTTACAATTCGGGAATGGCTAACATTACCGTTTGGAGCAAAAATATTAAGAATGAAGAGGTAAGGGTATGCGTTTAGACAA is a window encoding:
- a CDS encoding putative polysaccharide biosynthesis protein, translated to MAHKEMRTMMQGAAILTVASFIAKVLSAVYRVPFQNLVGDEGFYVYQQVYPIYGIAMTLALSGMPQFISKVVAEQADISGQKKVLQQLFPFVFVIAGLCWAFFFLGSHEIAFMMGDYRLASLIQVVSFTFLLVPVLSFYRGNFQGHLLMIPSAVSQVMEQIVRVGVILIAAYSFSQFGWSVYQTGTIAMGGALLGGIVAAGILWYYDRKIRVGSSAYLTQWKVEKGSGKLFGRLVIEGGMVSLYSAFLILFQLIDSFLIKNSLVAAGISDSAAKIDKGVYDRGQPLVQLGLVVALALSSSFLPALTKYFMSREEGRFLQAAKIFLRLTTTIAAAASIGLALLLPYMNFALFKDYQGNGVLGVYVCSIAFMAIIQAYQSILQSQNRFVVSMVSAGIGLLTKLFLTSPLTFAWGTIGASVSTIAGLVATLFFLILFSKKAINQFAVENHFFRKLIISLGSMGFVLLCYQGVIALFLGVVSHRGQALLITIIGVLLGGGTFIYIIIKIKLFTIREWLTLPFGAKILRMKR